The proteins below come from a single Malus sylvestris chromosome 3, drMalSylv7.2, whole genome shotgun sequence genomic window:
- the LOC126614519 gene encoding histone H2A.6-like yields MAGRGKALGSGAAKKATSRSSKAGLQFPVGRIARFLKAGKYAERVGAGAPVYLAAVLEYLAAEVLELAGNAARDNKKTRIVPRHIQLAVRNDEELSKLLGDVTIANGGVMPNIHNLLLPKKTGASSKNVGGDDD; encoded by the exons ATGGCGGGTCGTGGCAAAGCCTTGGGATCCGGAGCCGCTAAGAAGGCCACATCGCGGTCCAGCAAGGCCGGTTTGCAATTCCCTGTCGGTCGTATTGCCCGTTTCCTGAAAGCAGGAAAGTACGCCGAACGTGTCGGTGCCGGAGCTCCAGTCTACCTCGCCGCTGTCCTTGAATACCTTGCCGCTGAG GTTCTGGAATTGGCTGGTAATGCTGCAAGAGACAACAAGAAGACTCGCATTGTACCACGCCACATTCAGCTTGCTGTGCGCAACGACGAGGAGCTCAGCAAGCTTCTTGGTGATGTGACAATTGCAAATGGTGGTGTGATGCCCAACATTCACAACCTTCTGCTCCCAAAGAAGACCGGTGCCTCATCCAAGAATGTCGGTGGTGATGATGACTGA
- the LOC126614518 gene encoding probable U3 small nucleolar RNA-associated protein 11, with protein MLLADGLTRNELNRNRRKNLGCLKSTSTMLSVRKRIIRRRRLYGSRANKYTPEELLLMKTQDIGYIFQKVQSEKKKTEKLTATLHSLDNWPSSRYVYFAEDRKEAREIQSCPKSGKMPVSEDIPDRIKRKTAGSDRELEGRRKRVNELEKIYMDMAMQKELQKKR; from the exons ATGCTGTTAGCAGACGGGCTCACAAGGAACGAGCTCAACC GGAATCGAAGAAAAAATTTGGGCTGCTTGAAAAGCACAAGTACTATGTTGAGCGTGCGAAAGCGTATCATAAGAAGGAGGAGACTTTACGG GAGTCGGGCAAACAAGTACACTCCAGAAGAGCTCCTGCTTATGAAGACCCAAGATATTGGATACATATTTCAGAAAGTGCAGAGTGAGAAAAAG aaAACTGAAAAGTTAACTGCGACGCTGCACTCTCTTGATAATTGGCCTTCAAGTAGATACGTTTACTTTGCTGAAGACAG GAAGGAGGCTAGAGAAATTCAATCGTGTCCAAAAAGTGGGAAAATGCCGGTTTCTGAGGACATTCCTGATCGTATAAAAAG GAAAACAGCTGGTTCCGACAGAGAGCtcgaaggaaggaggaagagagTCAATGAGTTGGAGAAAATCTATATGGACATGGCAATGCAGAAGGAATTACAG aaaaagaGGTAA